In Cryptococcus tetragattii IND107 chromosome 5, whole genome shotgun sequence, one genomic interval encodes:
- a CDS encoding 40S ribosomal protein uS4, whose protein sequence is MTCAPRKQSKTYKVPKRPYEAARLDAELKLAGEYGLRNKREIWRIQLTLSKIRRAARELLKLDDKDPKRLFEGNALIRRLVRIGVLDDTRMRLDYVLALKTEDFLERRLQTQVFKLGLAKSVHHARVLIRQRHIRVGKQIVNVPSFVVRLDSQKHIDYALTSPYGGGRPGRVKRKRAKAAAGGDDAEEEDEE, encoded by the exons ATGACCTG CGCGCCCAGGAAGCAGTCCAAGACCTACAAGGTCCCCAAGAGGCCCTACGAGGCTGCCCGTCTCGACGCCGAGCTCAAG CTTGCGGGCGAGTACGGTCTCCGTAACAAGCGAGAGATCTGGCGTATCCAGCTCACCCTCTCCAAG ATCCGACGTGCCGCCCGAGAGCTCCTCAAGCTCGACGACAAGGACCCCAAGCGACTCTTCGAGGGTAACGCCTTGATCCGTCGTCTTGTTCGAATTGGTGTGCTCGACGACACCCGCATGCGTCTCGATTACGTCTTGGCCCTCAAGACTGAGGACTTCCTCGAGAGGCGTTTGCAGACCCAAGTGTTCAAGCTCGG TCTCGCCAAGTCCGTTCACCATGCTCGTGTTCTCATCAGGCAAAGGCACATCCGAGTCGGCAAGCAGATCGTCAACGTTCCTTCTTTCGTTGTCCGACTCGACTCCCAGAA GCACATCGACTACGCTCTTACCTCTCCTTACGGCGGTGGCCGACCCGGTCgtgtgaagaggaagagggccAAGGCGGCCGCTGGTGGTGACGAcgccgaggaggaggacgaggagtaA
- a CDS encoding 60S ribosomal protein eL21, whose product MPHSFGMRARTRHMFRRGFKEHGAPNVSTFLINYRVGDIVDIKANSSQQKGMPHKFYHGKTGIVYNVTPRAVGVIIYKVVNGRYMEKRVNIRIEHIRHSKCRQEFLDRVKSNAAKKKEAKEKGENVLLKRLPAQPREARVVSIHNNVPQTLTARPYETFI is encoded by the exons ATGCCTCACTCTTTCGGTATGCGAGCGCGAACGCGCCACATGTTCAGGAGGGGTTTCAAGG AGCACGGTGCCCCCAACgtctccaccttcctcatcaactACCGAGTTGGTGACATCGTTGACATTAAGGCCAACTCTTCTCAGCAGAAGGGTATGCCCCACAAGT TCTACCACGGCAAGACCGGTATCGTTTACAACGTCACCCCCCGAGCTGTTGGTGTGATCATCTACAAGGTTGTCAACGGCCGATACATGGAGAAGCGTGTCAACATCCGAATTGAGCACATCCGTCACTCCAAGTGCCGACAGGAGTTCCTTGACCGTGTCAAGTCTAACGccgccaagaagaaggaggccaaggagaagggcgagAACGTTCTCCTCAAGCGACTCCCCGCTCAGCCCCGAGAGGCCAGGGTTGTTTCCATCCACAACAACGTTCCCCAGACCCTTACCGCCAGGCCTT ACGAGACCTTCATCTAA